A genomic window from Flavobacterium sp. I3-2 includes:
- a CDS encoding patatin-like phospholipase family protein codes for MKKQIFFILFCTLCINFIFAQTPQDSISQRPKVGVVLSGGGAKGLAHIGVLKVLEENNVKIDYIGGTSMGAIIGGLYASGYTANQLDSIFREVDVDALIQDYVPRISKSFYEKRNDEIYAIQLPFENFKIGMPEALSKGMYNYNLLSRLLSHVRYERDFNNLPIPFVCIATDIETGKQVVLNSGNLAQNILASGALPSLYSPVEINGKTLIDGGVANNYPIEEVRALGADIIIGVDVQDGLKTKDDLKGAADVLMQINNFAMYEHMNEKIKATTYYVKPDIKGFSVVSFDQGIEIVKRGENAANVYRDDFVALGKLNTSKTKNKSYTHDTDSLHITKIKINKLNDFTSNYVYGKIRVKPGFQVSYDNFSSGIDNLNATQNFKAISYEFESDEENCDVLVLNLKENDVRRYLKFGLHFDNLFKSAILINVTQKKLLFRNDVASLDFGLGDNSRYNFNYFIDNGYLWSIGIQSKMTTLKRNIEDPITSEGIFRTAIPVALNLDYLDFTNRLYFQTYYSERFLIGVGLEHRFNQIDISNLNIDRPWLDKSHYLGAYGNVLFDTYDNKYFPRKGVLFAAEYKNYFHSSDYNNNFNNFSQFNAEIGMVKTFYKKLSVEVKFDMGITFNSEPSTFFKYFFGGNGFEPFANVKPFYGYNFLSVFDDSYIRGQFRIDYEIFKRNHINFSGNYANIGRSIFENSEWTKKPQFTGYAIGYGYQTIIGPIELKYSWSPETKKYFYNLSVGFWF; via the coding sequence ATGAAAAAGCAAATATTTTTTATTTTATTTTGTACGCTTTGCATTAATTTTATTTTTGCACAAACACCGCAAGATTCAATTTCTCAACGGCCAAAAGTTGGAGTTGTACTTAGTGGCGGTGGCGCAAAAGGATTAGCGCATATCGGTGTTTTAAAAGTCCTTGAAGAAAATAATGTAAAAATAGATTACATTGGCGGTACCAGTATGGGCGCCATTATTGGTGGGTTATATGCGTCCGGTTATACTGCAAATCAATTGGATTCCATTTTTAGAGAGGTAGATGTTGATGCCTTGATTCAGGATTATGTTCCTAGAATTTCAAAATCGTTTTACGAAAAACGAAACGATGAAATCTATGCTATTCAACTTCCGTTTGAAAACTTTAAAATAGGAATGCCTGAAGCACTTTCAAAAGGAATGTACAATTACAATTTGCTTTCGCGTTTACTTTCTCATGTAAGATATGAACGTGACTTTAATAATCTACCAATTCCGTTTGTTTGTATTGCAACCGATATCGAAACTGGGAAACAAGTTGTTTTAAATAGCGGTAATCTTGCCCAAAACATTTTGGCTTCTGGAGCTTTACCTTCGTTGTATTCGCCTGTCGAAATTAATGGCAAAACTTTAATTGACGGCGGAGTTGCCAACAATTATCCTATTGAAGAAGTTCGTGCTTTAGGTGCTGATATTATTATAGGCGTTGACGTTCAAGACGGACTTAAAACAAAAGACGACTTAAAAGGCGCTGCAGATGTTCTGATGCAAATAAACAATTTTGCAATGTACGAACATATGAACGAAAAAATCAAGGCAACTACATATTATGTAAAACCAGATATTAAAGGTTTTTCTGTAGTGTCTTTTGACCAAGGTATTGAAATTGTAAAGCGCGGTGAAAATGCAGCTAATGTTTATCGTGATGATTTTGTTGCATTAGGAAAACTGAATACTTCAAAAACAAAAAACAAATCATACACACACGATACGGACTCACTTCATATTACAAAAATCAAAATAAATAAATTGAATGATTTTACGAGCAATTATGTTTATGGTAAAATCAGAGTTAAACCGGGTTTCCAGGTTAGTTATGACAATTTTAGTTCAGGGATTGACAACTTAAATGCAACGCAAAACTTTAAAGCAATTTCGTATGAATTTGAAAGTGATGAAGAAAATTGCGATGTTCTTGTTTTGAACTTAAAAGAAAATGATGTCAGACGTTATTTGAAATTCGGTTTGCATTTTGACAATTTATTCAAAAGTGCCATTTTAATAAATGTAACACAAAAGAAATTGCTTTTTAGAAATGATGTTGCTTCGCTTGATTTTGGTTTGGGCGATAATTCGAGATATAATTTCAATTACTTTATTGATAATGGATATTTATGGAGTATCGGAATTCAATCGAAAATGACTACATTAAAAAGAAATATTGAAGACCCAATTACTTCAGAAGGTATTTTCAGAACTGCCATTCCTGTTGCTTTAAACTTAGATTATTTAGACTTTACAAATAGATTGTATTTTCAGACCTATTATTCTGAACGTTTTTTAATCGGTGTTGGACTTGAACATAGATTCAATCAAATTGATATTTCTAATTTGAATATTGACCGACCATGGTTGGATAAAAGCCATTATTTAGGTGCTTACGGAAACGTTTTATTTGACACCTATGACAATAAATATTTTCCTCGAAAGGGAGTTTTGTTTGCAGCTGAATATAAAAACTATTTTCATTCATCAGATTACAACAATAATTTCAACAACTTTTCACAGTTTAATGCCGAGATTGGAATGGTAAAAACTTTTTATAAAAAATTAAGTGTTGAAGTTAAATTTGATATGGGAATTACATTTAATAGTGAACCATCGACTTTTTTTAAATACTTTTTTGGAGGAAATGGATTTGAACCGTTTGCAAATGTCAAGCCTTTTTATGGGTATAATTTTCTAAGTGTTTTTGATGATTCATACATTAGAGGTCAATTCCGTATTGATTATGAAATATTTAAACGAAATCACATTAATTTCTCTGGAAATTACGCAAACATTGGTCGAAGCATTTTTGAAAATTCAGAATGGACTAAAAAACCTCAATTTACAGGATACGCAATTGGTTACGGTTATCAAACCATAATTGGACCTATTGAATTGAAATATAGTTGGTCACCAGAAACAAAGAAATACTTTTACAATTTAAGTGTTGGATTTTGGTTTTAG
- a CDS encoding homogentisate 1,2-dioxygenase translates to MPLYHKLGQIPPKRHTIFRKPNGDFYYEQLFGTIGFDGMSTNSYHEHRPTQVKEIRKQYSVAPKIAKANNIQSYRLRGFQVPQTPDYLESRKAVLTNSDLSIVLAAPTNKTQDYFYKNTDSDELIFIHKGTGTLRTMLGNLDFKYGDYLLVPRGIIYKIDFDTEDNRLFIVESRRPIYTPKRYRNWFGQLLEHSPFCERDIRRPEVLETYDEKGDFVIKVKKQDEIFEMVYATHPFDVIGYDGYNFPYAFSIHDFEPITGSIHQPPPVHQTFESDAFVVCSFVPRMYDYHPDAIPAPYNHSNIDSDEVLYYVDGDFMSRKDIAPGHISLHPAGIPHGPHPGTMEKSIGKARTEELAVMVDTFKPLMVTEEAMKIADEQYYQSWLD, encoded by the coding sequence ATGCCACTATATCATAAACTAGGACAAATTCCACCAAAACGTCATACTATTTTCCGTAAACCAAACGGAGATTTTTACTACGAGCAATTGTTCGGAACAATAGGTTTTGACGGAATGTCTACAAACTCATACCACGAACACAGACCTACACAGGTCAAAGAAATTCGTAAACAATACAGCGTTGCACCTAAAATTGCTAAGGCTAATAATATTCAGTCGTATCGTTTAAGAGGTTTTCAAGTGCCACAAACACCAGACTATTTAGAAAGCCGTAAAGCCGTTTTAACTAACAGTGATTTATCAATTGTTTTAGCAGCGCCAACAAACAAAACGCAAGATTATTTTTACAAAAATACAGATTCAGACGAGTTAATTTTCATACATAAAGGAACAGGAACTTTAAGAACCATGTTAGGAAATTTAGATTTCAAATATGGTGATTACTTATTAGTTCCGCGCGGAATTATTTATAAAATTGATTTTGATACTGAAGACAACCGTTTGTTTATTGTTGAATCTCGTCGTCCGATTTATACTCCTAAACGATACCGTAACTGGTTTGGTCAATTATTAGAACATTCGCCATTTTGCGAACGCGACATTAGAAGACCAGAAGTTTTAGAAACGTATGATGAAAAAGGAGATTTTGTAATCAAGGTAAAAAAACAAGACGAAATTTTCGAAATGGTTTATGCAACACATCCATTCGATGTAATTGGTTATGATGGTTATAACTTTCCGTATGCCTTTTCAATTCACGATTTCGAACCTATTACAGGAAGTATTCACCAACCGCCTCCGGTACATCAAACTTTCGAATCAGATGCTTTCGTAGTTTGCTCTTTTGTACCAAGAATGTATGATTATCATCCAGATGCAATTCCTGCGCCTTACAATCACAGTAACATAGATTCTGACGAAGTTTTATATTATGTTGATGGTGATTTTATGAGCCGTAAAGATATTGCTCCAGGACACATTTCATTACATCCTGCCGGAATTCCTCACGGACCACACCCAGGAACAATGGAAAAAAGTATCGGAAAAGCACGAACTGAAGAATTAGCTGTAATGGTCGACACTTTTAAACCTTTAATGGTTACAGAAGAAGCAATGAAAATTGCAGACGAACAATATTACCAATCTTGGTTAGATTAA
- the hppD gene encoding 4-hydroxyphenylpyruvate dioxygenase codes for MAQELKSVEFGLEKIFEGAQDFLPILGTDYVEFYVGNAKQAAHFYKTAFGFQSHAYAGLETGMRDRASYVIKQDKIRIVLTTALNSDSPIGEHVKKHGDGVKVVAMWVDDARYSYEETIKRGAKSFMEPTVTSDENGEIVQAGIYAYGETVFMFTERKNYNGLFMPGYKEWKSDYNPTSVGLKYVDHMVGNVGWNKMNEWVKWFEDVMGFVNFLSFDDKQITTEYSALMSKVMANGNGRIKFPINEPAEGKKRSQIEEYLDFYEGEGVQHIAVATDDIISTVAEMKARGVEFLSTPPQAYYDAIPDRLKDHMDKFQEDIKELQKLGIMIDADEEGYLLQIFTKPVEDRPTLFFEIIQRMGARGFGAGNFKALFESIEREQELRGTL; via the coding sequence ATGGCACAAGAATTAAAATCTGTTGAATTCGGATTAGAAAAAATATTTGAAGGAGCTCAAGACTTCTTACCAATTTTAGGAACTGACTACGTAGAATTTTATGTAGGAAATGCAAAGCAAGCAGCTCATTTTTACAAAACTGCTTTCGGTTTTCAATCTCATGCCTATGCAGGATTAGAAACTGGGATGCGCGATAGAGCTTCTTACGTAATCAAACAAGATAAAATTCGTATTGTTTTAACTACGGCTTTGAACTCTGATTCTCCAATTGGAGAGCACGTGAAAAAACACGGAGACGGAGTAAAAGTGGTTGCAATGTGGGTTGATGACGCTCGTTATTCTTATGAAGAAACAATCAAACGTGGAGCAAAATCTTTCATGGAGCCAACAGTAACTTCAGATGAAAACGGAGAAATCGTTCAAGCTGGAATTTACGCTTACGGTGAAACTGTTTTTATGTTTACAGAACGTAAAAATTACAATGGTTTATTCATGCCAGGTTATAAAGAATGGAAATCTGACTACAACCCAACTTCAGTTGGTTTAAAATATGTTGACCACATGGTTGGAAACGTAGGTTGGAATAAAATGAACGAATGGGTAAAATGGTTTGAAGATGTAATGGGATTTGTTAATTTCTTATCATTTGATGACAAGCAAATTACAACTGAATATTCTGCATTAATGTCTAAAGTTATGGCTAACGGTAACGGAAGAATTAAATTCCCAATCAACGAGCCAGCTGAAGGTAAAAAGCGTTCTCAAATCGAAGAATATTTAGATTTCTACGAAGGAGAAGGTGTTCAACATATTGCAGTTGCGACTGATGATATTATTTCTACAGTTGCTGAAATGAAAGCTCGTGGAGTTGAGTTTTTATCTACACCACCACAAGCTTATTACGATGCGATTCCTGATCGTTTAAAAGATCACATGGATAAATTCCAAGAAGATATCAAAGAGTTACAAAAATTAGGTATCATGATTGATGCCGATGAAGAAGGTTACTTATTACAAATTTTCACTAAACCAGTAGAAGATCGTCCAACATTATTCTTCGAAATTATTCAAAGAATGGGTGCTCGTGGTTTTGGTGCTGGAAATTTCAAAGCTTTATTTGAATCAATCGAGAGAGAGCAAGAGTTAAGAGGTACTTTATAA
- a CDS encoding DUF3108 domain-containing protein, with protein MKNILWIFLLLLTNWFSFAQESAYQAGESFKFRISYGLINAGEATLNLTSTTYNGKSVYHAKGFGYTTGITKKLFKVEDDYQSYFDKVSGKPYRFIRKIDEGGYKKNQEGFFDQDKKTVLVKDYKNKNENTFSITANAQDIVSSFYHLRNHPSINTLKKGETIQIDMFFDDEIYKFKLKFLGKEEIKTKFGKINALKFRPYVQSGRVFKEDESLTMWVSDDENKIPLKIQASLLVGSLKAELINYSGLKHNIVFKK; from the coding sequence ATGAAAAATATTTTATGGATCTTTTTGTTACTTCTAACTAATTGGTTTTCATTTGCTCAAGAATCGGCTTATCAAGCAGGTGAATCTTTCAAATTTCGAATTTCGTATGGTTTAATAAATGCTGGTGAGGCAACTTTAAATCTGACTTCTACAACATATAATGGCAAAAGCGTATATCACGCAAAAGGGTTTGGATATACTACTGGAATCACAAAAAAATTATTTAAAGTTGAAGATGATTATCAAAGTTATTTTGATAAAGTAAGCGGTAAACCTTATCGATTTATCAGAAAAATTGATGAAGGCGGCTACAAAAAAAATCAAGAAGGTTTTTTTGATCAAGACAAAAAAACAGTTTTGGTAAAAGATTATAAAAACAAAAACGAAAACACATTTAGTATAACTGCTAATGCACAAGATATTGTTTCTTCATTTTATCATTTGAGAAATCATCCAAGTATAAATACTTTAAAAAAGGGTGAAACTATTCAAATAGATATGTTTTTTGATGATGAAATTTATAAATTTAAATTAAAATTCTTAGGCAAAGAAGAAATTAAGACTAAATTTGGCAAAATAAACGCACTTAAATTCAGACCTTATGTGCAATCTGGACGTGTTTTTAAAGAAGATGAAAGTTTAACTATGTGGGTTTCAGATGACGAGAATAAAATCCCACTTAAAATTCAAGCTAGTTTACTAGTTGGTTCTTTAAAAGCCGAATTGATTAATTACAGCGGTTTAAAACATAATATAGTTTTCAAAAAATAA
- a CDS encoding tryptophan 2,3-dioxygenase family protein produces MEITTRTQEKLDALDQKFKAIDQKIDTHLEGLLWQKPITYWDYIQTDALLNLQIQRSTLPDEMVFIMYHQVNELLFKMILWEMEQICHNENITTTFFTERMDRITRYFDMLTTSFDIMGDGMEVQQYLKFRNTLTPASGFQSAQYRLIEFASTDLINLIDVRYRENIDRNTPYEHAFEHLYWQAAGKDYKTGKKSYLINEFERKYKKEFIEFMEKYNTINLWRIFKKLPEADQQNQELRVAMRHYDKTVNITWVMGHFNAAKKYIESESGPQEATGGSDWKKYMLPQYQRRIFFPELWTQEELDNWGKDCM; encoded by the coding sequence ATGGAAATAACTACTAGAACTCAAGAAAAATTAGACGCATTAGATCAAAAGTTTAAAGCAATAGATCAAAAAATAGACACACATTTAGAAGGGCTTTTGTGGCAAAAACCAATTACATATTGGGATTACATTCAAACAGATGCACTTTTAAATCTTCAAATTCAACGTTCGACTTTACCTGACGAAATGGTTTTTATCATGTATCATCAAGTAAACGAATTGTTGTTTAAGATGATTCTGTGGGAAATGGAACAAATTTGTCATAATGAAAATATTACGACAACTTTCTTTACAGAACGTATGGACAGAATCACGCGTTATTTTGATATGCTTACCACATCTTTTGACATTATGGGCGATGGAATGGAAGTTCAACAATATCTAAAATTCCGAAATACTTTAACTCCAGCAAGTGGTTTTCAGAGCGCACAATATCGCTTAATTGAATTTGCTTCTACAGATTTAATTAATTTAATCGATGTACGCTATCGCGAAAACATTGATAGAAATACACCTTACGAACATGCCTTTGAACATTTGTATTGGCAAGCTGCAGGTAAAGATTATAAAACAGGTAAAAAATCGTATTTGATAAATGAATTCGAAAGAAAATACAAAAAAGAATTTATTGAGTTTATGGAAAAATATAATACCATAAATCTTTGGAGAATTTTCAAAAAATTACCTGAAGCTGATCAGCAAAATCAAGAATTAAGAGTAGCGATGAGACATTACGATAAAACTGTAAATATTACTTGGGTAATGGGACATTTTAATGCAGCTAAAAAATACATTGAAAGCGAGTCCGGTCCACAAGAAGCAACTGGTGGAAGCGACTGGAAAAAATACATGTTACCACAATACCAAAGAAGAATTTTCTTTCCCGAATTATGGACACAAGAAGAATTAGATAATTGGGGGAAAGATTGTATGTAA
- a CDS encoding M23 family metallopeptidase → MSYFKYLFVFSVFLLFSCSKNKEIDNEEILIDSTEIVKTEYGFGFELNNYRVERDTIKRGDNLGLILGRHNFDATDIHIIAEKVKDSFNIAKIKAGNVLTLLKSKSDPPKLEVLIYEPDKMGFNVIDFRDSTKAYTVNYPVTYKTRTIAGEIDGSLSSSIAREGLDAGLAHKLAKSFAWSIDFFKFKKGDKFALSVTEKYINDSIYIGTEEILGAYFEYKGKDVYGFPYAKSGHSDPDFYDEEGKQMRTMFLKAPLKYFQITSKFSKNRFHPVQKKFKAHNGTDYAAPQGTPIMATASGTVIQTGYTSGNGNFVKIKHDGIYSTQYLHMSKILVRKGQFVQQGQTIGKVGSTGLATGPHVCYRFWKNGVQVDPLKQQLPVSEPMDKNDLPKYLEYIKPIKQDLDIKLNQKFKK, encoded by the coding sequence ATGAGTTATTTTAAGTACCTATTTGTTTTTTCTGTTTTTTTGTTGTTTTCATGTTCAAAGAATAAAGAAATTGACAACGAAGAAATCCTAATTGATTCAACTGAAATTGTAAAAACCGAATATGGTTTTGGATTTGAGTTGAATAACTACCGTGTAGAACGCGATACCATTAAAAGAGGTGATAATTTAGGATTGATTCTTGGGCGTCACAATTTTGACGCAACCGATATTCATATTATTGCCGAAAAAGTAAAGGATTCGTTTAATATTGCCAAGATCAAAGCTGGTAATGTTTTAACTTTATTGAAAAGTAAATCGGATCCACCTAAATTAGAAGTGCTGATTTATGAACCCGATAAGATGGGTTTTAATGTAATTGATTTTAGAGATTCAACAAAAGCTTATACAGTAAATTATCCGGTAACTTATAAAACACGTACGATTGCAGGAGAAATTGACGGATCACTTTCTAGCTCAATTGCTCGAGAAGGATTAGATGCTGGTTTGGCTCATAAACTTGCCAAATCATTTGCTTGGTCCATCGATTTTTTTAAATTCAAGAAAGGTGATAAATTTGCATTATCAGTTACCGAAAAATATATTAATGATTCGATTTATATTGGAACAGAAGAAATTTTAGGAGCTTATTTTGAATATAAAGGCAAAGATGTTTACGGATTTCCATATGCAAAATCGGGCCATTCAGATCCTGATTTTTATGATGAAGAAGGTAAACAAATGCGAACAATGTTTTTAAAAGCACCCTTGAAATATTTTCAGATTACATCAAAATTTTCAAAAAATCGTTTTCATCCGGTTCAGAAAAAATTTAAAGCGCATAATGGTACAGATTACGCAGCACCTCAAGGAACACCAATTATGGCAACAGCATCAGGAACCGTTATTCAAACAGGATATACATCTGGAAATGGAAATTTTGTTAAAATAAAACACGACGGAATTTATTCGACACAATATTTACACATGTCCAAAATATTAGTGCGTAAAGGCCAGTTTGTACAACAAGGTCAAACCATCGGAAAAGTCGGAAGTACTGGTTTAGCAACAGGTCCACACGTTTGTTATCGCTTTTGGAAAAATGGTGTTCAGGTTGATCCATTAAAGCAACAATTGCCAGTTTCTGAGCCAATGGATAAAAATGATTTACCTAAATATTTAGAATATATTAAACCAATAAAACAAGATTTAGATATTAAATTAAACCAAAAATTTAAAAAATAA